The proteins below are encoded in one region of Populus alba chromosome 2, ASM523922v2, whole genome shotgun sequence:
- the LOC118042677 gene encoding uncharacterized protein, with translation MGNCVTSSKIVSQNAELEQQSEADQELMIEETATSLVSSKIERHKHAEGGKATTVRLGLDEEVNVGKDGQMGETTTSKGGGAVRIRVLVTREELKQILDFRKNINYSSVEQMIGALRLRERRTDQAGASSDGGVIMSSSSWKPVLGSIPEER, from the coding sequence ATGGGGAACTGCGTGACAAGTAGCAAGATTGTGTCACAAAATGCCGAGTTGGAGCAACAAAGTGAAGCAGATCAAGAACTCATGATCGAAGAGACTGCAACATCTTTGGTGTCGTCCAAGATAGAGCGCCATAAACATGCTGAAGGTGGCAAGGCCACGACGGTGAGGTTAGGATTAGATGAAGAGGTTAATGTTGGTAAAGATGGCCAGATGGGTGAGACAACGACATCTAAAGGTGGTGGTGCTGTGAGGATTAGGGTTTTGGTTACTAGAGAAGAGTTAAAGCAAATCTTGGATTTTAGGAAGAACATAAACTACTCTTCTGTGGAGCAAATGATAGGCGCATTGAGGTTGAGAGAGAGGAGGACTGATCAAGCTGGAGCAAGTAGCGATGGCGGTGTGATCATGAGTAGCAGCAGCTGGAAGCCGGTGCTGGGTAGCATTCCAGAGGAGCGTTAG